Proteins co-encoded in one Pseudomonadota bacterium genomic window:
- a CDS encoding nucleotidyltransferase family protein, with protein sequence MIENPVQISALILAAGEARRFGQPKQLLPWGPDNTILGTVIDTVSGNSKISSINVALGAHYDSITSTIAEKLSKTRIIRNTLWQQGMFSSITAGLIELSAKSKAGGILVLLGDMPFISPQVISEFIHAASACTSEHPLIIASEQDRPAHPYLIWQHHIGEILSLSGKSGIRPFIQSHFPHAEKIQVSSNVGRQDIDTWEAYERLKPKGSEKSIKT encoded by the coding sequence ATGATCGAAAATCCGGTACAGATTTCTGCTCTTATTCTGGCGGCAGGTGAAGCCAGACGTTTTGGCCAGCCAAAACAGCTGCTGCCCTGGGGGCCGGACAATACCATTCTCGGTACGGTCATTGATACGGTCTCCGGCAATTCAAAGATTAGCAGCATTAACGTGGCATTAGGGGCACATTATGATTCCATCACCAGCACCATAGCTGAAAAATTATCAAAGACTCGCATTATTCGTAATACATTATGGCAGCAAGGAATGTTCAGCTCCATTACTGCCGGGCTGATAGAGCTGTCTGCCAAATCTAAAGCAGGTGGAATTCTGGTCTTGCTGGGAGATATGCCTTTCATCTCTCCGCAGGTAATCTCTGAATTTATCCATGCCGCTTCTGCCTGTACTTCCGAACATCCATTGATTATTGCCAGCGAACAGGATAGACCAGCACACCCCTATCTGATCTGGCAACATCATATCGGTGAAATCTTATCTTTGAGCGGTAAAAGTGGCATTCGGCCTTTTATTCAGTCACATTTCCCTCATGCCGAAAAAATCCAGGTTTCATCCAACGTCGGGCGTCAGGATATTGATACCTGGGAAGCCTATGAACGGCTTAAACCCAAAGGATCTGAAAAGAGCATAAAAACATAG
- a CDS encoding XdhC/CoxI family protein produces the protein MEFSWETLQGILAEPAAGIAICTIIDKHGSVPRGIGTRMLVRTDGSIEGTIGGGIGEHEIITQARQAINKSESLVVETSLAGEQGLDSPAICGGWFQTLINYWSHDDRELAEKITLALGNSDPVTLLEVVSSNDPDYPTGAKLLLDPKSRNTLAESGISGTGDKLTSAWLAEQKTGILQLCECKVLVTPLAPPAKMVVFGAGHLAVPLVEMASWCGFEITVIDDRQEFACPDRFPRAAKVLVAPMENIRELELSSVTTYFILITREHRHDDLLLRQLLGTPYAYLGMIGSRRRTSKVKERLINDGFPMTEIKALHAPIGVEINAQTPEEIAISIMAEVIAVKNRTS, from the coding sequence ATGGAATTTTCCTGGGAAACATTACAAGGTATTCTGGCCGAACCTGCTGCCGGAATTGCCATTTGTACTATCATTGACAAACATGGATCCGTCCCCAGGGGAATCGGCACCCGCATGCTGGTTCGAACTGATGGATCCATTGAAGGTACCATCGGTGGTGGTATTGGTGAACATGAAATTATCACCCAGGCCCGGCAGGCCATAAACAAAAGTGAAAGCCTGGTTGTCGAAACTTCACTGGCCGGCGAACAGGGACTCGATTCACCAGCCATTTGTGGCGGTTGGTTTCAGACCCTGATTAACTACTGGTCCCATGACGACCGCGAACTGGCAGAAAAAATCACCCTGGCACTCGGTAACAGCGACCCCGTCACCCTGCTGGAAGTTGTCAGCAGTAACGATCCTGATTACCCAACCGGAGCCAAGTTGCTGCTTGATCCAAAAAGCCGCAATACCTTGGCGGAATCAGGAATATCGGGCACTGGAGACAAGCTGACTTCTGCCTGGCTGGCAGAGCAAAAAACCGGCATCCTGCAGCTGTGTGAGTGCAAGGTGTTAGTCACCCCTTTAGCGCCACCGGCCAAGATGGTCGTTTTTGGAGCCGGCCATCTGGCCGTTCCACTGGTGGAGATGGCCTCCTGGTGTGGATTTGAGATAACGGTCATTGATGATCGCCAGGAGTTTGCCTGTCCTGACAGATTCCCCCGGGCAGCAAAGGTACTTGTTGCCCCGATGGAAAATATCAGGGAGCTGGAATTATCGTCTGTGACTACCTATTTCATCCTTATTACCCGGGAACATCGTCATGATGATCTGCTGCTGCGGCAACTTTTAGGCACACCATATGCGTACCTGGGCATGATCGGCAGCCGACGACGGACATCAAAGGTTAAAGAAAGACTGATTAATGATGGCTTCCCGATGACTGAAATCAAGGCGCTGCATGCACCCATTGGCGTGGAAATCAACGCCCAGACACCAGAAGAAATTGCCATCAGCATTATGGCTGAAGTTATAGCGGTGAAAAACCGTACATCCTAA
- a CDS encoding (2Fe-2S)-binding protein, whose protein sequence is MKQMISLQVNGDTYELAVNPWRTLNEVLREDIKLTGTKLGCGTGDCGACTVLIDGKSVSSCLTLAVEVQGLAITTIEGMAPNAEELHPIQESFIEKGAIQCGYCTPGMIMSTTFLLKNNPNPTEAEIRAGLSGNLCRCTGYNKIVDAIGDAAKKLKKDV, encoded by the coding sequence ATGAAGCAAATGATCTCATTACAGGTAAATGGCGATACCTATGAACTGGCGGTCAACCCGTGGAGAACCCTCAATGAGGTATTGCGAGAGGATATCAAACTGACCGGCACCAAATTGGGCTGCGGCACCGGCGATTGTGGCGCCTGCACCGTGTTGATAGATGGCAAATCAGTCAGTTCCTGCCTGACGCTGGCGGTTGAAGTGCAAGGTCTGGCAATTACCACCATTGAAGGAATGGCCCCCAACGCCGAAGAGCTTCATCCGATCCAGGAATCCTTCATTGAAAAAGGGGCTATCCAATGCGGCTATTGCACCCCGGGAATGATTATGTCCACAACCTTCCTGCTCAAAAACAACCCCAACCCCACAGAGGCGGAAATACGTGCCGGTCTGTCGGGAAATTTATGTCGCTGCACCGGCTACAATAAGATTGTTGATGCCATTGGAGACGCAGCAAAAAAGCTCAAAAAAGATGTATGA